The Sorangiineae bacterium MSr11367 genome window below encodes:
- a CDS encoding serine/threonine protein kinase, whose protein sequence is MPTATLTPTPIPSPIQIAKRYALHAEIASGGMAAVHFGRWYGPMGFARVVAIKRLHPQFARNPDFVAMFLDEGRVAARVRHPNVLPTLDIVVTDNELFLIMEYVHGESLARLVRRSRERGYPPPLRVVGSIMSGVLHGLHAAHEARDEHGELLGLVHRDVSPQNVLVGCDGIARLLDFGVAKAAGRVQTSISGQLKGKLSYMPPELFRGETSRQTDVYAAAVVLWELLTGNRLFKGDNEAMVIDQILNRPVAPPSTLMVKGHMSAQTSGALDKVTLRGLDRDPTRRYSTAREMAVALERAIGVASSSEVGEWVEAVAQNELHRRAARLAALEKSKPSTEELDAAPETNMGPIPGTELAAHTGSQVFLRRTLPDADVSFVPTPVPVSHPESHARLAVDSDSDDPWLEYSRARRRRNAFILAVVALGSVAALMVLIVVWRARGGSLSPKPAPQAAAIASAPQAPSASHRASAAAPAETAAPVPAIEARAIVPTESDAGMRASPKKVTPAPPSHKRAPTPIAMPAPPATPPQGSAATCDPPFVVDAAGHKQYKRECL, encoded by the coding sequence ACCCGCAATTCGCGCGAAATCCCGATTTCGTTGCCATGTTCCTCGACGAGGGGCGGGTGGCTGCGCGCGTGCGTCATCCCAACGTGCTGCCCACGTTGGACATCGTGGTGACAGACAACGAGCTTTTCCTCATCATGGAATACGTGCACGGCGAATCGCTCGCACGGCTCGTGCGCCGTTCGCGCGAGCGCGGGTATCCGCCGCCGCTGCGCGTCGTGGGCAGCATCATGAGCGGCGTGTTGCACGGTCTTCACGCAGCGCACGAAGCGCGCGATGAACACGGCGAATTGCTCGGCCTCGTGCACCGTGACGTCTCACCGCAGAATGTCCTCGTGGGGTGCGATGGCATTGCGCGCCTTCTCGACTTTGGCGTCGCCAAGGCCGCGGGCCGCGTGCAGACATCGATTTCGGGGCAGCTCAAGGGCAAGCTTTCGTACATGCCGCCGGAGTTGTTCCGCGGCGAGACATCGCGCCAAACGGATGTGTACGCGGCGGCGGTGGTGCTCTGGGAGCTCCTTACCGGCAATCGTCTGTTCAAAGGCGACAACGAGGCCATGGTCATTGACCAGATCCTCAACCGTCCGGTGGCACCCCCCAGCACCCTCATGGTGAAGGGCCACATGTCCGCGCAAACGAGCGGCGCGCTGGACAAAGTCACGTTGCGCGGGCTCGATCGCGATCCGACGCGTCGTTATTCCACGGCACGGGAGATGGCCGTCGCGTTGGAGCGAGCCATCGGCGTCGCCTCGTCGTCCGAGGTTGGCGAATGGGTCGAGGCGGTCGCGCAAAATGAATTGCATCGCCGGGCCGCGCGGCTCGCCGCCTTGGAGAAGAGCAAGCCTTCCACCGAGGAGCTGGACGCGGCGCCCGAGACGAACATGGGGCCGATCCCCGGGACGGAGCTGGCCGCGCACACGGGGTCTCAAGTTTTCCTGCGCCGCACGCTACCCGATGCGGACGTCTCGTTCGTTCCCACGCCCGTGCCCGTGAGTCACCCAGAGAGCCATGCGCGACTTGCGGTGGACTCGGACAGCGATGATCCGTGGCTCGAGTATTCGCGTGCGCGCCGGCGGCGCAACGCCTTCATTCTTGCGGTGGTGGCCTTGGGGTCGGTGGCCGCGCTCATGGTGTTGATCGTGGTGTGGCGCGCGCGTGGCGGTTCCTTGTCGCCCAAGCCCGCGCCGCAGGCCGCGGCCATCGCGTCGGCGCCACAGGCTCCATCGGCGTCGCATCGTGCATCGGCGGCGGCACCTGCGGAGACGGCCGCGCCGGTACCGGCCATCGAGGCGCGGGCCATCGTACCCACGGAGAGCGACGCCGGTATGCGTGCCTCTCCGAAGAAGGTGACCCCCGCGCCCCCGAGTCACAAGCGCGCTCCGACGCCGATTGCCATGCCGGCGCCGCCGGCCACTCCGCCGCAAGGAAGCGCGGCCACCTGCGATCCGCCCTTCGTCGTCGATGCGGCGGGGCACAAACAATACAAACGCGAATGCCTATGA